A single Ketogulonicigenium vulgare WSH-001 DNA region contains:
- a CDS encoding ATP12 family chaperone protein — translation MADWAPKRFWKQATISQQGEAWAVLLDSRTLRTPAKAHLLVGSAELAQAVADEWQAQGEVIRPDTMPFTRAVNVAIDHIGEKRDAVVAEIAGYGGTDMLCYREEESDALAQHQAAQWDPLLDWAADHFGARLVVQQGIMPVAQDPIALSRLQDAVAAHSDIGLAALHDLVSLSGSLILGLAVAHGRLSADEAWTLSRLDENWQIAQWGEDEEAAEMTRTKAASFLSAAQLYAVSR, via the coding sequence ATGGCTGACTGGGCCCCCAAACGTTTTTGGAAACAGGCGACAATCTCGCAGCAGGGCGAGGCTTGGGCCGTGCTGCTAGACAGCCGCACGCTGCGCACCCCCGCGAAAGCGCATCTTCTGGTCGGCAGTGCTGAACTGGCGCAGGCCGTCGCGGATGAATGGCAGGCGCAGGGCGAGGTCATCCGCCCCGATACGATGCCCTTTACGCGTGCAGTGAATGTCGCGATCGACCATATCGGCGAAAAGCGCGACGCCGTTGTGGCCGAGATTGCCGGCTATGGCGGCACCGATATGCTGTGCTACCGCGAGGAAGAGAGTGACGCTTTGGCGCAGCATCAGGCCGCCCAGTGGGACCCATTGCTGGATTGGGCGGCGGATCATTTTGGCGCAAGGCTGGTCGTGCAGCAGGGAATCATGCCCGTCGCTCAGGACCCGATCGCGCTGTCGCGCCTGCAAGACGCCGTCGCCGCACACTCCGATATTGGCCTTGCCGCCCTTCACGACCTCGTCAGCCTGTCCGGCTCGCTGATCTTGGGACTGGCGGTGGCGCATGGCCGCCTGAGCGCGGATGAGGCCTGGACCCTGTCGCGTCTGGATGAGAACTGGCAGATTGCCCAATGGGGCGAGGACGAAGAAGCTGCTGAAATGACGCGCACAAAAGCCGCCAGTTTTTTAAGCGCCGCCCAACTTTATGCGGTCAGCCGGTAG
- a CDS encoding amino acid ABC transporter permease yields MSISTQPPKESFQIGQLLSDTRYRSITIQIIALILFALGFWWLVGNTIENLSRLGKTFSFSFLGQRSNYDINQRLISYDSTSTHGRAAVVGILNTLLVAAMGCVLATVIGVMAGVLRLSKNWIVARLMAVYIEGFRNVPLLLWILLIYAMVSESTPAPRAFGSGDASMLLWDSIAITNRGIYIPGPVFTPGAWLVLAAFIVGLGVAWQQWSASRKRQIATGTPPMSRWLAAGIVLGITGLVYLLQGGIVFTLLFLLQLAIVVAVFIYTRRALRPALKYVPSQTAASTAAALAGIVALLWALYIAPIIWAALTTPFGAPAFNPSIALDIPALGGFNFTGGFNVRASLVALWLALSLYTGAFIAEIVRSGIMAVPKGQSEAAAALGMPAGRSMTMVILPQAMRVIVPPMISQYLNLTKNSSLAIAVGYMDVRATLGGITINQTGRELEGMLLMGMFYLVLSLMIAGVGNWFNARVKLKER; encoded by the coding sequence ATGTCGATTTCGACACAGCCTCCGAAAGAGTCCTTTCAAATCGGACAGTTGCTTTCGGATACCCGCTATCGCTCCATCACCATTCAGATCATCGCGCTGATCCTGTTCGCGCTGGGATTCTGGTGGCTGGTGGGGAATACGATAGAAAATCTTTCAAGGCTTGGTAAAACATTCAGCTTCAGCTTTCTGGGGCAGCGCTCGAACTACGACATCAACCAGCGCCTGATCTCATATGACAGCACATCGACCCATGGGCGGGCGGCGGTCGTCGGCATCCTGAACACGCTGCTGGTGGCGGCGATGGGCTGTGTGCTGGCGACGGTGATCGGCGTTATGGCAGGTGTGCTGCGCCTGTCGAAAAACTGGATCGTGGCGCGTCTGATGGCCGTCTATATCGAGGGTTTTCGCAACGTGCCGCTGCTGCTGTGGATCTTGCTGATCTATGCGATGGTCTCCGAATCGACGCCAGCCCCGCGTGCCTTTGGCAGTGGCGATGCATCGATGCTGCTATGGGATTCGATCGCGATCACGAACCGCGGCATCTATATTCCTGGCCCCGTTTTCACGCCCGGCGCGTGGCTGGTGCTGGCCGCATTCATCGTCGGTCTTGGCGTCGCCTGGCAACAATGGAGCGCCTCGCGCAAGCGTCAGATCGCGACCGGCACGCCGCCGATGTCGCGCTGGCTGGCGGCGGGCATCGTGCTTGGGATCACCGGCCTCGTCTATCTGCTGCAAGGCGGCATTGTTTTCACGCTGCTGTTCCTGCTGCAGTTGGCCATTGTGGTCGCGGTCTTCATCTATACCCGCCGCGCTTTGCGCCCGGCACTGAAATATGTGCCCTCGCAAACGGCCGCCTCGACCGCTGCGGCTTTGGCGGGAATCGTGGCGCTGCTATGGGCGCTGTATATCGCGCCGATCATCTGGGCCGCGCTGACCACGCCCTTTGGCGCACCTGCGTTTAACCCCTCGATCGCGCTGGATATTCCGGCACTGGGCGGGTTCAACTTTACCGGCGGCTTTAACGTGCGCGCCTCGCTGGTGGCGCTATGGCTGGCGCTGTCGCTCTACACCGGCGCCTTTATCGCCGAGATCGTCCGCAGCGGCATCATGGCTGTGCCCAAGGGCCAGTCCGAGGCCGCCGCCGCGCTGGGTATGCCGGCAGGCCGTTCGATGACTATGGTGATCTTGCCGCAGGCGATGCGTGTGATCGTGCCGCCGATGATCTCTCAATATCTGAACCTGACCAAGAACTCCTCGCTGGCGATTGCTGTGGGTTACATGGATGTGCGCGCCACTTTGGGCGGCATCACCATCAACCAAACCGGGCGCGAGCTGGAAGGCATGTTGCTGATGGGGATGTTCTATCTTGTCCTTAGCCTGATGATTGCAGGCGTCGGCAACTGGTTCAACGCCCGCGTCAAATTGAAGGAGCGCTAA
- a CDS encoding LysR family transcriptional regulator ArgP: MLDYAAARAVALIVQTGSFEGAAHRLGVTPSAISQRVRHLEERLGTVLIQRGTPCLATAQGDWLCRHMEKLGMLEAELMQHLPALADGTSLPVSVHIAVNADSLGAWFLQAMAAFGQQNNTLLDIALDDQDHTSDWLRRGQVSAAVTADARAVQGCHIQFLGKMRYRATASPAYVARYFADGITPEALMRAPALRFNRKDMLQQQWAKQVFDAAPQLPTHWLPAVQGFVDAARLGIGWGMNPEVLIADDLASGRLVELVPQTPLDVPLYWQVSRLAMDGLAGLTRQIRAAAAEALI, from the coding sequence ATGCTGGATTATGCCGCCGCCCGTGCCGTCGCGCTAATCGTGCAGACTGGCAGCTTTGAGGGGGCGGCCCATCGCCTTGGCGTGACACCCTCGGCCATCTCGCAGCGCGTGCGGCATCTTGAGGAGCGTTTGGGCACCGTTCTGATCCAGCGCGGCACGCCCTGCCTTGCCACCGCGCAGGGGGATTGGCTGTGCCGCCATATGGAAAAGCTGGGCATGCTCGAGGCGGAATTGATGCAGCATCTGCCTGCCTTGGCCGATGGCACAAGCCTGCCGGTCTCTGTGCATATTGCGGTAAACGCCGATAGTCTGGGGGCCTGGTTTTTGCAGGCGATGGCGGCGTTTGGGCAGCAGAACAACACGCTGCTGGACATCGCGCTGGATGATCAGGATCATACCAGCGACTGGCTGCGACGCGGACAGGTCAGCGCTGCCGTGACCGCGGATGCGCGCGCGGTGCAGGGCTGTCATATCCAGTTTTTAGGGAAAATGCGCTATCGCGCGACGGCAAGCCCTGCCTATGTCGCGCGCTATTTTGCGGATGGGATCACGCCTGAGGCGCTGATGCGCGCGCCCGCGCTGCGCTTTAACCGCAAGGATATGTTGCAACAGCAATGGGCCAAGCAGGTTTTTGATGCCGCGCCCCAATTGCCGACGCATTGGTTGCCCGCCGTGCAGGGCTTTGTCGATGCGGCGCGCCTGGGGATTGGTTGGGGCATGAACCCCGAAGTATTGATCGCCGACGATCTGGCCAGCGGGCGTCTGGTCGAATTGGTGCCGCAGACGCCGCTGGACGTGCCGCTGTACTGGCAGGTCAGCCGCCTTGCGATGGATGGCCTGGCGGGGCTGACCCGCCAGATCCGTGCCGCTGCGGCTGAGGCGCTGATTTAG
- a CDS encoding RluA family pseudouridine synthase, with product MSGVQTITVAEGEGDLRLDRWLRKKFPNLTQGQIEKMCRKGELRVDGGRVKSNARLEDGQNVRIPPLGAEIEQQAPMAVRTRVTRSDAEMIQAAVLWKDEHIIVLNKPPGLPSQGGSGLGDRHVDGLTEALMFGYKDRPKLVHRLDKDTSGLLLLARTDRVARALSEALRHRNVRKIYWAAVAGIPTPWAGSVKYGLVKMGRRGDEKMHCVHPAAVATTEGAKRAHTDYAVQDQAGQRMAWMALVPITGRTHQLRAHMAEIGHPIIGDGKYGGSNAENAGDGWGAGIGGGVQNKLHLHARTLIIEHPITKETLTLQAPLPAHMQSTWDYLGWNVAHAPLDPFNMPDK from the coding sequence ATGAGTGGTGTGCAAACCATTACCGTGGCTGAGGGCGAGGGCGATCTGCGTCTGGACCGCTGGCTGCGCAAGAAATTCCCCAATCTGACTCAGGGTCAGATTGAAAAGATGTGCCGCAAGGGCGAGCTGCGAGTCGATGGCGGTCGCGTCAAGTCGAACGCGCGCCTTGAAGACGGCCAGAACGTGCGCATCCCGCCCTTGGGCGCCGAGATCGAGCAGCAGGCCCCGATGGCCGTGCGCACGCGCGTCACGCGCTCGGATGCCGAGATGATCCAAGCCGCTGTGCTGTGGAAAGATGAACATATCATCGTGCTGAACAAGCCGCCGGGTCTGCCCTCGCAGGGCGGCTCGGGTCTGGGGGATCGCCATGTCGATGGCCTGACCGAGGCGCTGATGTTCGGTTATAAAGACCGCCCGAAGCTGGTGCACCGTCTGGATAAGGACACGTCGGGTCTGTTGCTGCTGGCGCGCACCGATCGCGTCGCGCGGGCTTTGTCCGAGGCGTTGCGTCATCGCAATGTGCGCAAGATCTATTGGGCCGCTGTCGCCGGTATCCCGACCCCTTGGGCCGGTTCGGTGAAATACGGTCTGGTGAAAATGGGCCGTCGCGGTGATGAAAAGATGCATTGCGTCCATCCCGCCGCCGTCGCCACGACCGAGGGCGCAAAGCGCGCCCATACCGATTACGCGGTGCAAGATCAGGCGGGTCAGCGTATGGCGTGGATGGCGCTGGTGCCGATCACCGGCCGCACGCACCAATTGCGCGCGCATATGGCTGAAATCGGCCATCCGATCATCGGTGACGGCAAATATGGCGGCTCGAACGCGGAAAACGCGGGCGACGGCTGGGGCGCGGGCATTGGCGGCGGCGTGCAGAACAAGCTGCACCTGCATGCGCGCACGCTGATCATCGAACATCCGATCACCAAAGAGACGCTGACACTGCAGGCGCCGCTGCCGGCGCATATGCAAAGCACGTGGGATTATCTGGGCTGGAACGTGGCACATGCGCCGCTCGACCCGTTCAACATGCCGGATAAATAA
- a CDS encoding amino acid ABC transporter permease — MADSKIAYVRETMLPPEAPPGNESGAWSWVRANLFSSWLNIILTIASVYAVYWVVSHVAPWMLGGIWNASSLAECRLIRDEIYGSGANVACFAVITERWPQLLFGFYPRDGYWRIVLAFVLFLIAIAPILFQSLPRKMLWFSLLTPFIMFTLIWGGTIWGPVSVIIAIAVTIGCAAYVTPRYGAILGIVAAVVVGLLFFLNPFAMIANRLGISGNPLGFAFPIVGALTRIGEIALPGVGLPGVASRDIGGFTLSFIIGISGIVLSLPLGILLALGRKSNMFIINKLSVAFIEIIRGVPLIVWLFTASLLLNYFLPPGSNFDLMLRVIIMVTLFSAAYIAEVVRGGLAAIPKGQYEAADALGLDYWRAMRLIILPQALKISIPGIVNTFIGLFKDTTLVVFIGMMDPVNLLNSIRANTAWNGIYWELFLFVGLMFFVVCFSMSRYSIYLEKRLRREHR, encoded by the coding sequence ATGGCCGATTCCAAAATCGCCTATGTGCGCGAGACGATGCTGCCGCCCGAAGCCCCGCCGGGGAATGAAAGCGGTGCATGGAGTTGGGTGCGCGCCAATCTGTTTTCCAGCTGGCTGAACATCATCCTGACGATTGCGTCGGTCTATGCTGTCTATTGGGTCGTCTCGCATGTGGCGCCCTGGATGCTGGGAGGCATCTGGAACGCCAGCTCGCTGGCGGAATGCCGGCTGATCCGCGATGAAATCTATGGATCGGGCGCGAATGTCGCCTGTTTCGCGGTGATTACCGAACGTTGGCCGCAATTGCTGTTCGGCTTCTATCCGCGCGACGGATATTGGCGCATTGTGCTGGCCTTTGTGCTGTTCCTGATCGCCATCGCGCCGATCCTGTTTCAGTCGCTGCCGCGCAAAATGCTGTGGTTCTCGCTGCTGACCCCATTCATCATGTTCACCCTGATCTGGGGCGGCACGATTTGGGGCCCGGTCTCGGTGATTATCGCTATCGCTGTGACCATCGGCTGTGCCGCCTATGTCACGCCCCGCTATGGCGCGATTCTTGGCATTGTTGCGGCGGTCGTCGTCGGGCTGCTGTTCTTTCTGAACCCCTTTGCAATGATTGCAAATCGGCTCGGTATCTCGGGCAATCCGCTGGGCTTTGCCTTTCCTATCGTTGGCGCGCTGACCCGCATTGGCGAGATCGCATTGCCGGGGGTGGGCCTGCCGGGGGTTGCGTCGCGTGATATCGGTGGCTTTACCCTGTCGTTCATCATTGGCATCTCGGGCATCGTCCTGTCGCTGCCGCTGGGCATCTTGCTGGCGCTGGGTCGCAAGTCGAACATGTTCATCATCAACAAGCTGTCTGTGGCGTTTATCGAGATCATCCGCGGCGTGCCGCTGATCGTCTGGCTGTTCACCGCCTCGCTGCTGCTGAATTATTTCCTGCCGCCGGGGTCGAATTTCGACCTGATGCTGCGGGTGATCATCATGGTGACGCTGTTCTCGGCCGCCTATATTGCCGAAGTGGTGCGCGGCGGTCTTGCCGCGATCCCCAAGGGCCAATACGAGGCGGCTGATGCGCTGGGGCTGGATTACTGGCGCGCGATGCGGCTGATCATCCTGCCACAAGCGTTGAAAATATCGATCCCCGGTATCGTGAACACCTTTATTGGTCTGTTCAAAGATACGACGCTGGTGGTGTTCATCGGCATGATGGACCCGGTGAACCTGCTGAACTCGATCCGTGCGAATACCGCGTGGAACGGCATCTATTGGGAGCTGTTCTTGTTCGTCGGGCTGATGTTCTTTGTCGTCTGCTTCTCGATGTCGCGATACTCGATCTACCTGGAAAAGCGCCTGCGGCGCGAACACCGATAG
- a CDS encoding LysE/ArgO family amino acid transporter, with product MELSVFLTGLAMGLSLIVAIGAQNAFVLRQGLRGEHILVICLICIASDIALITLGVGGFGSLIQTLPWLEMLLRYGGAAFLIIYGARSLYSALFGSGGLEPDKSRPALTLPAAVMTCLALTWLNPHTYLDTVVFLGAVSTRFPDDLLAFGTGAATASLLFFFALGYGARYLRPIFADARAWRVLEAAIALIMWTIAFQLVSGSGSG from the coding sequence ATGGAACTCTCTGTCTTTCTCACCGGCCTTGCGATGGGCCTTAGCCTGATCGTCGCCATTGGCGCGCAAAACGCGTTCGTCCTGCGGCAAGGGCTGCGGGGCGAACATATCCTTGTCATCTGTCTGATCTGTATCGCGTCAGATATCGCGTTGATTACGCTGGGGGTTGGTGGCTTTGGCAGCCTGATTCAAACCCTGCCATGGCTGGAAATGCTGCTGCGTTATGGCGGCGCGGCGTTTCTGATCATCTATGGCGCGCGCAGCCTGTATTCCGCGCTATTTGGCAGCGGCGGGCTAGAGCCGGATAAATCCCGCCCTGCCCTGACATTGCCCGCGGCGGTGATGACCTGTCTCGCGCTGACATGGCTGAACCCGCATACGTATTTGGATACGGTGGTTTTTCTGGGCGCAGTCTCGACCCGCTTTCCCGATGACCTTTTGGCCTTTGGCACCGGGGCGGCAACCGCATCGCTGCTGTTCTTTTTCGCCCTTGGCTATGGCGCGCGCTATCTGCGGCCCATTTTTGCCGATGCGCGGGCCTGGCGGGTGCTGGAGGCGGCGATTGCCCTGATCATGTGGACAATCGCCTTCCAGTTGGTCAGTGGTTCAGGATCTGGCTGA
- a CDS encoding amino acid ABC transporter substrate-binding protein — protein MKKSLVFCAMGALAMGTGLAQAATLDDVKARDVLNCGTNTGLAGFAAPNADGVWEGFDVAVCRAVAAAVLGDPTKVNFVPTTGATRFTALASGEIDMLSRVTTWTFQRDVELAFDFVGVNYYDGQGFIVPTSLGVTSAHELDGATVCIQTGTTTELNLADFFRANGISYEPVPIETNAEGQQQYLAGACDAYTTDASGLAATRATFEAPGDHIILPEIISKEPLGPVVRHGDNQWGDIVRWSFFALVAAEEYGITSANIEELSAGTDNPEINRILGTEGNLGEQLGLDAEWAKRAIAAEGNYGEIFAKYLGTDTPIGLDRGLNALWTQGGLQYAMPFR, from the coding sequence ATGAAGAAATCGCTAGTTTTCTGTGCGATGGGTGCATTGGCAATGGGCACTGGCCTTGCGCAAGCGGCCACGCTCGACGACGTTAAGGCGCGCGACGTGCTGAACTGCGGCACCAACACCGGTCTTGCGGGCTTTGCAGCGCCCAATGCAGACGGCGTTTGGGAAGGTTTTGACGTTGCTGTTTGCCGCGCTGTTGCGGCAGCCGTTCTGGGCGACCCCACCAAAGTGAACTTTGTGCCGACCACCGGTGCCACCCGCTTTACCGCGCTGGCATCGGGCGAGATCGACATGCTGTCGCGCGTCACCACCTGGACCTTCCAGCGTGACGTCGAGCTGGCTTTTGATTTCGTCGGCGTGAACTATTACGACGGCCAAGGCTTTATCGTTCCGACTTCGCTGGGCGTCACCTCGGCGCACGAGCTGGACGGCGCGACCGTCTGCATCCAGACCGGCACCACGACCGAGCTGAACCTGGCCGACTTCTTCCGCGCCAATGGCATCAGCTATGAGCCGGTTCCGATTGAAACCAACGCCGAAGGCCAACAGCAATATCTGGCTGGCGCCTGCGACGCCTATACCACCGATGCATCCGGACTGGCCGCCACCCGCGCCACTTTCGAGGCGCCCGGCGATCACATCATCCTGCCCGAGATCATCTCGAAAGAGCCGCTCGGCCCGGTCGTGCGTCACGGCGACAACCAATGGGGCGATATCGTCCGCTGGAGCTTCTTCGCGCTGGTCGCGGCTGAAGAATACGGCATCACCTCGGCCAATATCGAGGAACTGTCGGCCGGTACCGACAACCCCGAGATCAACCGTATCCTCGGCACCGAAGGGAATCTGGGCGAGCAGCTGGGTCTGGACGCTGAATGGGCCAAGCGCGCCATCGCAGCCGAAGGTAACTACGGCGAGATTTTCGCGAAATACCTCGGCACCGATACGCCGATTGGTCTGGATCGCGGTCTGAACGCACTGTGGACCCAGGGCGGTCTGCAATACGCGATGCCCTTCCGCTAA
- a CDS encoding fluoride efflux transporter FluC has protein sequence MLNSLILIAAGGAIGAVLRALALMVVAAPVGTLVVNVIGSALMGVLWVMLPRSGIMPAFLMTGILGGFTTFSAFSLDSLRLIEAGRPLEALVYMGGSVGLSVLAVFAGAMIARTMI, from the coding sequence ATGCTGAATTCATTGATCCTGATTGCGGCAGGCGGAGCCATCGGTGCTGTGCTGCGGGCGCTGGCCTTGATGGTCGTTGCTGCCCCGGTCGGAACCCTTGTGGTAAATGTCATCGGCTCGGCCCTGATGGGCGTGCTATGGGTGATGCTGCCGCGATCTGGGATCATGCCTGCCTTCTTGATGACCGGAATATTGGGCGGGTTCACGACTTTTTCGGCCTTCTCGCTGGATAGCCTGCGCCTGATCGAGGCGGGCCGTCCGCTGGAGGCTTTGGTGTATATGGGCGGATCCGTGGGTCTGTCCGTGCTGGCGGTCTTTGCTGGCGCGATGATTGCGAGGACGATGATATGA
- a CDS encoding amino acid ABC transporter ATP-binding protein, producing the protein MSMTAQTAAQNDVAVQINGMNKWYGAFHVLRDINLTVYAGERIVICGPSGSGKSSLIRCINRLEEHQSGQIVVDGTELTSDLKNIDRVRSEVGMVFQHFNLFPHLTILENCTLAPIWVRKMPKKEAEELAMHYLTKVRIPDQALKYPGQLSGGQQQRVAIARSLCMKPRIMLFDEPTSALDPEMIKEVLDTMIELADEGMTMLCVTHEMGFAQAVADRVIFMDQGQIVEQNEPKEFFNNPQSERTKLFLSQILNH; encoded by the coding sequence ATGTCCATGACCGCACAAACCGCCGCCCAAAATGACGTTGCCGTCCAAATCAACGGCATGAACAAATGGTACGGCGCCTTCCACGTCCTGCGGGACATCAACCTGACCGTCTATGCGGGCGAGCGGATCGTGATCTGCGGCCCGTCGGGGTCGGGCAAATCATCGCTGATCCGCTGTATCAACCGGCTGGAAGAGCACCAATCCGGTCAGATCGTCGTCGACGGCACCGAACTTACCTCTGATCTGAAGAACATCGACCGCGTCCGGTCCGAGGTTGGGATGGTGTTCCAGCACTTTAATCTTTTCCCGCATCTGACGATCCTCGAGAACTGCACCCTTGCGCCGATCTGGGTGCGCAAGATGCCAAAGAAAGAGGCCGAAGAGCTGGCGATGCACTACCTGACCAAGGTGCGCATCCCCGATCAGGCGCTGAAATACCCCGGCCAGTTGTCGGGCGGCCAACAGCAGCGCGTCGCCATCGCCCGCAGCCTGTGTATGAAGCCGCGCATCATGCTGTTCGACGAGCCGACCTCGGCCCTCGACCCCGAGATGATCAAAGAGGTGCTGGACACGATGATCGAGCTTGCGGACGAGGGGATGACCATGCTGTGTGTGACCCATGAAATGGGCTTTGCACAGGCCGTGGCGGATCGCGTGATCTTTATGGACCAAGGCCAGATCGTCGAGCAGAACGAGCCCAAGGAATTCTTCAACAACCCGCAGTCCGAGCGGACGAAGCTGTTCCTCAGCCAGATCCTGAACCACTGA
- a CDS encoding HAD family hydrolase, with amino-acid sequence MRLVIFDVDGTLIDSQNNIVASAEAAFAALSLAAPARADVLRLVGLSLPETMVRLAPTATQALRDDLVQAYKDSFRTMRLQGHDAPMFPGARDAVLQLAGAPGTMLAIATGKSRRGLEAMLDQHELRGLFHSTQVADDHPSKPHPSMVLAALAETGVAARHAVMVGDTSFDMDMAAAAGVRRIAVGWGYHAPELLVADHHISRFDELAPIFDQMTELADG; translated from the coding sequence ATGCGTTTGGTGATCTTCGATGTCGATGGCACGCTGATCGACAGCCAGAATAATATCGTGGCCAGTGCTGAGGCGGCTTTTGCCGCGCTTTCGCTTGCCGCGCCCGCACGGGCGGATGTGCTGCGCCTTGTCGGCCTGTCGCTGCCCGAGACGATGGTGCGCCTTGCCCCCACCGCCACGCAGGCCCTGCGCGACGATCTGGTGCAGGCCTATAAGGACAGTTTTCGCACCATGCGTCTGCAGGGGCATGATGCGCCGATGTTCCCCGGCGCGCGCGATGCGGTGCTGCAATTGGCGGGCGCGCCGGGCACGATGCTGGCCATCGCCACCGGCAAATCGCGGCGCGGCCTCGAGGCAATGCTGGACCAGCACGAGCTGCGCGGCCTGTTCCACAGCACGCAGGTTGCGGATGATCACCCGTCTAAGCCGCACCCCTCGATGGTGCTGGCCGCGCTGGCGGAAACCGGTGTCGCGGCGCGCCATGCGGTGATGGTGGGCGACACCAGTTTCGACATGGATATGGCCGCCGCCGCAGGTGTGCGCCGGATCGCCGTTGGCTGGGGCTATCACGCGCCCGAGCTGCTGGTCGCCGATCACCATATTTCGCGATTCGACGAACTCGCGCCGATTTTTGACCAGATGACGGAGCTGGCCGATGGCTGA